The Oceaniferula marina region GCAATGCGTTTCATCTCGGAGGGGCCACCGCAACGGGTAATATCCGGCATGATGATGTCGCAGATATGTTGTTCCAGCACAGGGCGGAACCCATGACGTGTGTAGTGGCGCTCCCCGACACAAATGGAGACGTTGCCGGGTAAGCGGTCGCGTAGTGCGCGCAGGGTGTTGGCATTTTCCGGACCAGCTGGTTCCTCATACCAGGTCATTCCCAGTGGGGCGAGACGTTCGGCCATCTTGACTGCCATCTGTCCGTTCATCATGGCGTGGGTTTCGATCATCATATCGGTGCCGGGCCCGATGGCATCACGAACCGCTTTGGTGACATCGTAGGCTTTGTCCTGCATTTCCTGGGTCAGCGACAGGTTGGTATTGAGGTCGGTGCCGTAGAGGTAGTTGGTGTGGGCGAAGGGATCGAACTTGAGCCCGGTGAATCCGTCATCCATGACCACCTTGGCTTGTCGGGCGTAGTCATCCGGGCTGTGGCCGCCGCCGGTGAACCAGTAGTTTGCATAGAGGGGGATTTCATTACGGAAGGCTCCTCCGAGGAGCTCATAGCAGGGGACGCCGAGCACTTTTCCTTTGAGGTCGAGCAAAGCCATGTCCAGCCCGCTGATCGCGCACATCGAAGCTCCAAAGGGCCCCAGCCAATTCAGGTCACGGTAGAGTTTGGTCCAGATAAAGTCGGTGCGCATCGGATCGAGGCCAATGACGCGTTCTCCAATATGTTTTGCTGCAGCTTCGACGATGGGAGCTCCCGGCCAGTTGGTGGCTTCACCAACCCCAGTGTGCCCGGTGTCGGTATGGATTTTGAGCATCGTCCAGTTGTATTTGACTCCTTCTACAAGCCAGACGTCGACGTGGGTAATTTTCATGGTTTTTTCTTGGTTTTGAAAGTTGTTACTTAGAATTTAGATTCGTTAGAGGATGCCGTAGGTATCGTAAGCTTCACGCGCGGACATGCCTTCTTCGATTTTCTGCTGCACGGTTTTCTCTCCGGTGGCCTTTTCGTAAGCGCCGAGGATGACTTCTTTTTCAACTTCGCGGGGAATGACGAGAACACCATCGAGATCACCAAAAATAATCTGACCAGGTTCGATGCGGATGCCGCCGATTTCAATCGGGCAGT contains the following coding sequences:
- a CDS encoding mandelate racemase/muconate lactonizing enzyme family protein; amino-acid sequence: MKITHVDVWLVEGVKYNWTMLKIHTDTGHTGVGEATNWPGAPIVEAAAKHIGERVIGLDPMRTDFIWTKLYRDLNWLGPFGASMCAISGLDMALLDLKGKVLGVPCYELLGGAFRNEIPLYANYWFTGGGHSPDDYARQAKVVMDDGFTGLKFDPFAHTNYLYGTDLNTNLSLTQEMQDKAYDVTKAVRDAIGPGTDMMIETHAMMNGQMAVKMAERLAPLGMTWYEEPAGPENANTLRALRDRLPGNVSICVGERHYTRHGFRPVLEQHICDIIMPDITRCGGPSEMKRIATMAEAYNVLVAPHNPNGPLSTLASAHVCASIPNFFRCEFMKNDVPWRDEVITHPLDVRDGHLHLSDRPGLGVDLVEEELAKHPGIRELDAKDNFYV